In Thermococcus sp. M39, the following are encoded in one genomic region:
- a CDS encoding sodium:proton antiporter translates to MIVVTSNVLIPDVDTLAYILFMVLAVGIISLLVSRKFNISYIPLFVFFGILVGPVLNLINRDLAHELFNYIRVFGLVMILFTEGHTLSWRMLKKNIKTIGMLDTLGLLITALIAGFAFSMLFHTPFIVGFLFGAIISATDPATLIPLFRQYKVREDIETVIVTESIFNDPLGIVLTSVAIALLLPQAPSAAVLESIAEYISLYPAAVVFFLYELAASIGIGIALGVFGYYFIKKTGIRGFPEIEVFALMLAFGGFLAGEYVNASGYLVATVTGIVLGNHKVFFRDNPRTVKRIMRAIEKEVHFNESLATLATIFIFALLGASLDLEIITSNLLYGVILAFVVILVARPIAALSILPWWKPKEYLFIALEGPRGVVPSALASFPLTLGLMYHNQQMIQWGEIILSATVITVLVSVIVETLWVPILREKLLEVESIGKKIIKDGYKPKSS, encoded by the coding sequence GTGATTGTAGTGACATCAAATGTTCTAATACCCGACGTTGATACACTCGCTTACATTCTCTTCATGGTTCTTGCAGTGGGGATAATTTCGCTTTTGGTCAGCAGAAAATTTAATATCTCTTACATTCCCCTCTTTGTGTTCTTTGGAATCCTTGTCGGTCCAGTGCTCAATCTTATAAACCGCGATCTTGCGCATGAGCTTTTCAACTACATAAGAGTTTTCGGCCTTGTAATGATTCTCTTTACAGAGGGTCATACATTAAGTTGGAGAATGCTGAAGAAGAACATCAAAACGATCGGAATGCTTGATACTCTGGGGCTTCTTATAACTGCTCTGATTGCAGGTTTTGCTTTCTCAATGCTTTTTCATACCCCGTTCATTGTTGGCTTTCTCTTTGGTGCAATCATAAGCGCAACCGATCCTGCAACTCTAATCCCCCTGTTCAGGCAGTATAAGGTAAGAGAAGACATCGAAACTGTAATTGTGACGGAATCAATCTTCAATGACCCTCTTGGTATTGTCTTAACTTCGGTTGCAATAGCTCTTCTTTTACCTCAGGCTCCGAGTGCTGCAGTTCTGGAATCAATTGCGGAATATATCTCTTTGTATCCAGCAGCTGTAGTCTTTTTCCTCTATGAACTAGCTGCATCCATAGGGATAGGCATTGCTCTTGGAGTCTTCGGATACTATTTCATAAAGAAAACGGGAATTAGGGGCTTCCCAGAAATTGAAGTCTTTGCTTTAATGCTTGCTTTTGGTGGCTTTTTAGCTGGGGAGTACGTGAACGCCTCGGGTTATCTCGTCGCAACGGTTACAGGAATTGTGCTTGGAAATCACAAAGTGTTCTTCAGGGATAACCCAAGGACTGTGAAGAGAATAATGAGGGCAATAGAAAAGGAGGTTCACTTTAATGAAAGCCTAGCAACGCTAGCAACGATATTCATATTCGCTTTATTAGGAGCAAGCTTAGATTTGGAAATCATAACTTCAAACCTTCTGTATGGTGTAATCCTAGCGTTTGTTGTAATCTTAGTTGCAAGGCCAATTGCCGCTCTCTCAATTTTGCCTTGGTGGAAGCCGAAAGAATATCTCTTTATTGCCCTTGAAGGACCAAGAGGCGTTGTGCCTTCAGCATTGGCTAGTTTTCCTCTAACACTCGGCTTAATGTATCACAACCAGCAGATGATTCAGTGGGGCGAAATAATCCTCAGTGCAACTGTAATTACTGTATTGGTTTCTGTAATAGTAGAAACGCTGTGGGTTCCAATTTTAAGAGAAAAGCTCCTTGAAGTTGAGAGCATAGGGAAAAAGATAATAAAAGATGGATATAAGCCAAAATCATCTTGA
- the speB gene encoding agmatinase: MEFFYTYETIKTALPLTDAENADFVIFGVPFDSTTSYKPGARFGPTLIRQATINLESYILDYDIDLADLKIADIGDIDIAAGNPIETIKRIIGTIKELKEANSKAIPIMLGGEHSMTYAPVKALKPKSYIVFDAHLDLRNEYESNPWNHACVARRISELGISIAEFGIRSGIREEVEYAKEKNIRWIHAREYSLEKFKEIVKDMPEPIYISIDIDVFDLSMVPSTGTPEAGGLRFWEVIEALEWLTKEKEVVGFDIMEVAGTELGDITAITGAKLMFYLIGMLSR; the protein is encoded by the coding sequence ATGGAGTTCTTCTACACTTATGAGACAATAAAAACTGCCCTCCCTTTAACTGATGCAGAAAACGCTGACTTTGTAATATTCGGTGTGCCATTTGATTCGACAACATCTTACAAGCCCGGAGCGAGATTTGGGCCGACGTTAATAAGGCAAGCCACAATAAACTTGGAGAGCTATATTCTGGATTATGACATCGATTTAGCCGATTTAAAGATTGCGGACATTGGTGATATAGATATTGCCGCTGGAAATCCCATAGAAACAATAAAGAGAATAATAGGAACAATAAAAGAGCTCAAAGAAGCAAACTCAAAAGCTATACCAATAATGTTAGGTGGAGAGCATTCAATGACATATGCCCCAGTGAAGGCTCTAAAACCAAAGAGCTACATCGTCTTTGATGCTCATCTAGATTTAAGGAACGAATATGAAAGCAATCCTTGGAATCATGCATGCGTGGCAAGAAGAATTTCAGAGCTCGGAATAAGTATAGCAGAATTTGGAATAAGGAGCGGCATAAGAGAAGAAGTCGAATATGCCAAGGAGAAAAACATAAGGTGGATTCATGCAAGGGAGTACAGCCTTGAAAAGTTTAAGGAAATCGTAAAGGACATGCCAGAGCCAATTTATATTTCAATTGACATTGACGTTTTTGATTTATCAATGGTGCCTTCTACCGGAACACCAGAAGCGGGCGGCTTGAGATTCTGGGAAGTGATAGAAGCATTAGAATGGCTCACAAAAGAAAAGGAAGTTGTAGGGTTTGACATTATGGAAGTCGCTGGAACTGAGCTTGGAGATATAACAGCAATAACTGGGGCAAAGCTAATGTTTTACCTTATTGGGATGCTGTCAAGATGA
- a CDS encoding translation initiation factor IF-5A, whose product MGDKTRVQVSKLKPGRYIIIEDEPCKIVNITVSSPGKHGSAKARIEAVGVFDGKVRSIVKPTSAEVDVPIIDKRTGQIIAITPDTVQLMDMETYEIFDVPIETGVDDEIKGQLKEGINVEYWETLGRVKIMKIKGSE is encoded by the coding sequence ATGGGAGACAAAACAAGAGTTCAGGTAAGTAAGCTCAAACCTGGAAGATATATTATAATCGAGGATGAACCATGCAAAATCGTAAACATTACAGTTTCATCACCAGGTAAGCACGGTTCAGCAAAGGCAAGAATTGAGGCAGTTGGAGTTTTTGATGGAAAAGTAAGGAGCATTGTCAAGCCAACAAGCGCTGAAGTTGATGTTCCAATAATTGACAAGAGAACAGGCCAAATAATTGCAATAACTCCAGATACAGTCCAGCTTATGGACATGGAAACCTATGAGATCTTTGACGTCCCAATAGAAACAGGCGTCGATGACGAAATTAAGGGACAGCTTAAGGAAGGAATCAACGTCGAGTACTGGGAGACCTTAGGAAGAGTCAAAATCATGAAAATTAAGGGCAGTGAGTGA
- a CDS encoding sodium-dependent transporter encodes MRKLTALMILLIVGYMVGIWTFLLFPQILISGGLKALALYVVISAALTVVPYYGLEATKKSRYFFFEYLTKVSRTPGVGISLLMFILIGASLIIYYSSVSLISVFGKSEILYVTLVVVLSLLLSSLILFRAKEKSIVLMGWFSVLFLVFTIISYYQIRSFALTTAEKIIPVKFALDTLTGNIRSTILPVTFPLIMKILLLAFLGLGLGFGFYMVLGTFLPEEADSRVLIGVGYVLQLLIGVLSTYIVIYSLAVSFPGTAVLYGHATINEALGYIGKIAGALLEAKSPQAKTVLYLLMVSVYLAGMTTFIPLIETAGHIISESMQSSRNKSISATLAGVFIVSLILNFSYLRTLFLAMFFSFLGIMVAIETIPLILSGKVLSKGAKMYSSIVGIVALFTGISMVIKIFSLGIWQKLGIMAGIVLVLPLVLNKMLLKTRA; translated from the coding sequence TTGAGGAAATTGACAGCATTGATGATTCTTTTAATAGTTGGATATATGGTAGGAATTTGGACATTTCTGCTATTTCCACAGATACTAATTTCAGGAGGGCTAAAGGCTCTTGCGTTATACGTAGTAATCTCAGCAGCATTGACAGTTGTACCTTACTATGGTCTAGAAGCAACAAAGAAAAGCAGATACTTCTTCTTTGAGTATCTAACAAAGGTTTCCAGGACTCCAGGCGTGGGAATAAGCCTCTTAATGTTTATCCTCATTGGTGCATCATTAATCATATACTATTCTTCCGTAAGTCTAATATCGGTCTTTGGAAAAAGTGAAATTCTTTATGTAACATTGGTCGTTGTGCTATCACTGCTACTTTCTTCACTAATTCTGTTCAGAGCTAAAGAGAAAAGCATTGTATTGATGGGATGGTTCTCAGTGCTGTTCTTAGTTTTCACAATTATTTCCTACTATCAAATTAGGAGCTTTGCCCTCACAACTGCGGAAAAAATAATCCCCGTTAAGTTTGCCCTTGATACTTTGACAGGAAACATAAGATCTACGATTCTACCTGTAACATTTCCGTTGATAATGAAAATACTCCTCTTAGCATTTCTTGGCCTAGGTTTGGGATTCGGATTTTACATGGTTCTAGGAACCTTTTTACCCGAAGAGGCGGACTCTAGAGTTTTGATTGGTGTGGGATATGTTCTGCAACTCTTAATCGGAGTACTGTCAACTTATATCGTGATATACTCCCTCGCAGTAAGCTTCCCTGGAACCGCAGTGCTTTATGGGCATGCAACTATAAATGAAGCACTTGGATATATCGGAAAAATTGCAGGAGCACTGCTTGAAGCAAAATCTCCACAAGCCAAAACAGTTTTATATCTCCTGATGGTATCCGTCTATCTAGCGGGGATGACAACCTTCATTCCTCTGATTGAAACAGCGGGGCATATAATAAGTGAATCAATGCAGAGTTCAAGGAACAAATCAATTTCTGCAACTTTGGCTGGAGTTTTCATAGTTTCATTGATTCTAAATTTCAGCTACCTAAGAACATTGTTCCTAGCGATGTTCTTTTCATTCCTTGGTATAATGGTGGCAATTGAAACAATACCATTAATATTAAGCGGAAAAGTGCTTAGTAAAGGAGCAAAGATGTACAGTAGCATTGTTGGCATAGTTGCACTTTTCACGGGAATCAGCATGGTAATAAAGATCTTTTCATTAGGAATCTGGCAAAAACTGGGCATTATGGCTGGTATCGTGTTAGTACTGCCGCTAGTTCTGAACAAGATGCTCCTTAAAACAAGGGCCTAA
- a CDS encoding 16S rRNA methyltransferase, protein MLHLIIADSELELVPKSILEHPAVVNYAKRRGKKPEEVLLDSTYHHAALKKLEDGNRRGRPDIVHFCLINALESILNKKGKLRVYVHTRNDEVIYVKPETRIPRNYNRFVGLMESLFKNKAVPPELELLRLEEKTLNQLLEEIKPDAVFIMHEEGEFMKPKDFGELLKQFKEPAVIVGGFPHGDFKSTVDGVKISLYREPLMAWTIVNEVIVNYENALF, encoded by the coding sequence ATGCTGCACTTAATAATAGCAGATTCGGAGCTTGAGCTCGTGCCAAAGAGCATATTAGAGCATCCAGCGGTTGTGAATTATGCCAAGAGAAGGGGGAAGAAACCAGAAGAAGTCCTTTTGGATTCAACATATCATCATGCAGCATTGAAAAAGCTTGAAGACGGCAACAGAAGGGGGAGACCAGATATAGTCCACTTTTGCTTAATAAATGCCCTAGAAAGTATACTCAACAAAAAGGGCAAGCTTAGGGTTTATGTCCATACTAGAAACGACGAAGTAATATATGTAAAACCAGAAACGAGAATACCAAGGAATTACAACCGATTTGTTGGGCTAATGGAGAGCTTGTTTAAGAATAAAGCAGTTCCTCCAGAGCTCGAACTTCTGAGGCTTGAAGAAAAGACACTCAACCAGCTTTTAGAAGAAATCAAACCAGATGCAGTTTTCATAATGCATGAAGAGGGAGAATTCATGAAGCCAAAAGATTTTGGAGAGCTTTTGAAGCAGTTCAAAGAACCAGCAGTTATTGTAGGTGGATTCCCTCATGGAGATTTCAAGAGCACAGTTGACGGAGTGAAAATAAGTCTTTACAGAGAACCATTAATGGCGTGGACTATAGTAAATGAAGTAATCGTGAATTACGAAAATGCTCTTTTCTAA
- a CDS encoding saccharopine dehydrogenase family protein codes for MEVLVLGAGNVGRAIAYDLSKDFEVWVGDKSRERLNAVEDFANTIKVDASDFNKLVDTMRKFDLIVGALPGKFGFATLKAAIKAQRDLVDISFMPENPMELRDDAEKAQVTIIVDAGFAPGLSNILLGRIYQELDELKEGIIRVGGLPKIAKPPLYYKITWSPYDLIEEYTRKARIIKNGEIVEVDPLEKIEKVKIKDFEFEEFVSDGLRTLLDNIRAEHLEERTLRWPGHLEKIKVLRELGFFKPENIDFTLKVIAPLMQYESDDFSIMEVYGRGTINGKEKEIHYFLYDEAKEGFTSMARVTSFTAAIIARLVAERSCVYGVIPPEILGMRADTFTRIINELKERGITIERW; via the coding sequence ATGGAGGTTCTCGTACTTGGAGCTGGAAATGTTGGAAGAGCGATAGCTTATGACTTGAGCAAAGATTTTGAAGTGTGGGTTGGAGACAAGAGCAGAGAACGGTTAAATGCAGTAGAAGATTTTGCAAATACCATCAAAGTTGATGCATCAGATTTTAACAAATTAGTAGACACGATGAGAAAATTTGACCTGATAGTTGGAGCATTACCTGGAAAATTTGGCTTTGCAACATTAAAAGCAGCAATAAAAGCTCAGAGGGATTTAGTGGATATATCTTTCATGCCAGAAAACCCTATGGAGCTTAGAGATGATGCCGAAAAAGCCCAAGTAACGATAATAGTTGATGCCGGATTTGCGCCTGGGTTGAGCAACATCTTACTGGGAAGGATTTACCAAGAACTTGATGAACTTAAGGAAGGGATAATCAGAGTCGGAGGGCTACCAAAAATAGCTAAACCTCCCTTATACTACAAAATTACTTGGTCCCCATATGACTTAATTGAGGAATACACGCGAAAAGCTAGGATAATCAAGAATGGAGAAATAGTCGAAGTTGATCCCCTTGAAAAGATTGAAAAAGTCAAAATTAAAGATTTTGAGTTTGAAGAATTTGTAAGCGATGGACTTAGAACCCTCCTAGATAACATAAGAGCAGAGCACTTAGAGGAAAGAACACTCAGATGGCCCGGTCACTTGGAGAAGATTAAAGTTTTAAGGGAACTTGGATTTTTCAAGCCTGAAAATATAGACTTTACGCTGAAAGTGATAGCTCCTTTAATGCAGTATGAAAGCGATGACTTTTCGATAATGGAAGTTTATGGAAGGGGTACAATTAATGGGAAAGAAAAGGAAATCCATTATTTCCTCTATGACGAAGCCAAAGAAGGATTTACCTCCATGGCAAGAGTCACAAGCTTTACAGCCGCAATAATTGCAAGACTCGTTGCTGAAAGAAGCTGCGTTTATGGGGTAATTCCTCCAGAGATTCTGGGAATGAGAGCTGACACGTTTACAAGAATAATCAATGAGCTGAAAGAAAGAGGCATCACAATAGAGAGGTGGTGA
- a CDS encoding metallophosphoesterase codes for MKVNLPGFLQRNKLSEVLLGSKYRKIMHISDTPDNIYPFILNLVERVKPDYIIHTGDLVDNIKLERKPELRNKYENSLKELLLILENSGAEIYIVPGNEDDIEILRQNVRTSKIIPPGSVVEIEGVKLALGHEYKDVVEINGVDFKLYGHNFRLIPKGINGVLGINFILLPNKRVVSVEYPKGTNFERGYRLARGL; via the coding sequence ATGAAGGTTAACCTACCGGGTTTTTTGCAAAGGAATAAATTGTCAGAGGTCTTGCTTGGGAGTAAATACCGCAAGATAATGCACATAAGCGATACTCCAGACAATATTTATCCATTTATCTTAAATTTGGTTGAGAGAGTTAAGCCCGACTATATAATTCATACTGGAGATTTAGTCGATAATATAAAGCTTGAGAGAAAACCAGAACTCAGAAATAAGTACGAAAACTCTCTGAAAGAACTGCTTTTAATTCTTGAAAATTCAGGAGCTGAGATATACATTGTGCCAGGAAATGAGGATGATATTGAAATTTTAAGGCAGAACGTTAGAACTTCAAAAATAATTCCTCCTGGAAGTGTGGTGGAAATTGAAGGAGTAAAGCTTGCTCTAGGACATGAATATAAAGATGTTGTGGAAATTAATGGAGTTGACTTCAAATTGTATGGTCATAACTTTCGGTTGATTCCTAAAGGAATAAATGGTGTGCTCGGGATTAACTTTATTCTCTTGCCAAACAAGAGAGTGGTGAGTGTTGAATACCCAAAGGGCACTAATTTTGAAAGGGGATATCGGCTTGCGAGGGGATTGTAA
- a CDS encoding DUF257 family protein — MTNGKSLVEYLGGIKLGESILIEYHPEDPVHILFKEALGYTKYYNYNPIILDVFDTLHLIKEQLRVMGWDVKKIEKLDVIKAGGIINNGNIVKRIDISNDPAVYTLDLIEFLKGYYTKNKPTVLIVLGMDKLLRLYTTEVATLDLHIAGAMKKFLGDESRIALYFANIELVSKEILYEWEELVTRVFEITLKEKKQFIIKVKKSIKIDEHGREFIVSAEELPLVKV, encoded by the coding sequence ATGACAAACGGAAAAAGTCTCGTTGAGTATCTCGGGGGCATAAAGCTTGGGGAATCAATATTAATTGAATACCATCCCGAAGATCCAGTTCATATACTCTTCAAAGAAGCTTTAGGATACACAAAATATTACAACTACAATCCCATCATACTTGATGTCTTTGACACACTTCACTTAATTAAAGAACAGTTGCGAGTTATGGGGTGGGACGTTAAAAAGATAGAAAAGTTGGATGTAATTAAAGCTGGGGGTATAATTAACAACGGCAATATTGTGAAGAGAATAGATATTTCCAATGATCCGGCAGTCTACACTTTAGATTTGATTGAATTCTTAAAGGGATACTACACAAAAAACAAACCCACCGTTCTCATAGTTCTTGGTATGGATAAACTTTTAAGACTATACACCACTGAGGTTGCAACTCTAGACCTCCATATAGCAGGTGCTATGAAAAAATTCCTAGGGGATGAATCAAGGATCGCATTATACTTTGCAAACATCGAGCTAGTATCAAAGGAGATTCTATATGAGTGGGAAGAGCTAGTCACTAGAGTTTTTGAAATAACACTCAAAGAAAAGAAACAGTTTATAATAAAAGTCAAGAAATCAATAAAAATTGACGAGCACGGGAGGGAATTCATTGTTTCTGCTGAGGAGCTTCCTCTTGTAAAAGTTTAG
- a CDS encoding DUF257 family protein: MYNTLDEFLEKIKPGETILIEYCSLDHPELVFYSIIKWAKDKGFPILIHDILDTLHVFAEHLRLSGHDIGFIKDIAVIKSGGIMPIGKIIKKARITDDIPVYSRDIHEAVKEFLTKIEERPIITVVLGAEKILKRHENQPRVIEYFFEVVARKFLGNTSRITYIFGNPYILRQDVKVEFEENPTRILEVLEYGKKVKIKKSPYLQELMHEMEVRL, from the coding sequence ATGTACAATACTCTTGATGAGTTTCTGGAGAAAATAAAACCTGGAGAGACTATCTTGATTGAATATTGCTCGTTAGACCATCCAGAACTTGTGTTCTACTCAATAATAAAATGGGCAAAAGATAAGGGATTTCCAATTTTGATTCACGATATTCTTGATACTCTTCATGTTTTTGCTGAGCATCTGAGACTCAGTGGACATGATATTGGGTTCATTAAAGATATCGCTGTCATTAAATCAGGCGGAATAATGCCTATTGGGAAGATTATAAAGAAGGCGAGAATAACCGATGACATCCCAGTGTACTCGAGAGACATTCACGAAGCCGTAAAAGAGTTCCTCACGAAAATTGAGGAGAGACCAATAATTACAGTTGTCCTTGGTGCAGAAAAAATCCTCAAAAGACATGAAAACCAGCCAAGAGTCATTGAATATTTCTTTGAAGTAGTTGCCAGGAAATTTTTAGGGAATACAAGCAGAATAACTTACATCTTTGGAAATCCCTACATCTTGCGTCAAGACGTGAAAGTTGAATTTGAGGAAAATCCAACCAGAATTTTGGAAGTTTTAGAATACGGCAAAAAAGTGAAAATAAAGAAGTCACCATATCTTCAAGAACTGATGCATGAAATGGAGGTGAGGTTATGA